The Erpetoichthys calabaricus chromosome 6, fErpCal1.3, whole genome shotgun sequence genome includes the window CTGCTGGTCGTTTTCGCAGAACGTCGTTTCGTCTTTCTGAGTGCTGcttgtgaatttatttatttctaaagtcTCTGCTTGGCTTTTACACGAGGAGCTCTGTGTGCGTGCGTGCTCGGTGAAGGGCGCTACATGAAAACGACTTCTACTGCAGTGAAGGTCGACAGAAAGAGAAGTCAAAGTCGGAGCAGCGAAGCGCCAGCCTCGGCTCTAACATCTGCCCCGCCATCTTGTACGTCCTCTCCGCTCTAACATCTGCCCCGCCATCCTCTCCGCTTTTTACGTAGAAATCAAGttgtcttcttttcatttttttcggATCGCGTCTGGTTTTAAATGTGCGTAAATCTGAAAGATAAAGCAATTagttcaaaaaaaagaaaggggaCAATTTACTGCCAGCCTGTAGATACTGGGCACATCACTACATTGGCGACCAGTCGCAGTGCCCAGTCTCACCAGCCTGCCAGGTTCGGAGCGGAATGTGTCACGTGATCCCCACTTTCACTCCGCAgtttggggtttgtttcctgccttgtgccctgtgctgctgggattggctccagcagaccccgtgaccctgtgttaggatctaGCGGGCTCGACAACGACCAGCTGACTGACATCAAAGAGGCCGCACATGAAAAGGGAAGGCAGCCACGCCCTGATCGCTCAGACCCTCACCGGACGTCACCCGTGACATCACTCTGCCCACTCTGCCCACTCTGCCCGCTGGCTGTCTCTTGTGACGCTTCCCATGTCCTGTCCCAGGTGCGATCGTCCCACAGACGGCTGTGATTGAACCCGTGCTCGTGTGACTGACGAACGTCACCACCACGTCCTGACTTGACACGCAGGTGGCACTGCTGTCCCCCAGCAGTGCAAATGGCAGCCTGCCTGCTGGGTTTCAGGGACGCCTTCATGCCAAGTCCTCTTGTGAATGCAGTGGGCACGGGCACCGTAAAGAGGGTACAGTGGATTGAATACAATAAACGGCCAAATGAGATAAGAAAGTGCTTGGCATTGCCCTGATTCATGCCAGGCTGGCCCTGTGGCATACTTGTGCTGAATCTTCACTTTAATGCCAATCTGTCTGTTCAATTCCTAAGCCAGCAGTCCGGTTCAGGCTCATCAGTGCCCAGCCTGAGAACCCACCCTGGACCAGACGGTGGTCTTTGACAGACTCGTCCACTTTTCATTCACATCAGAGTCAAGATGACTAAGCCAGCTgagcacagggagaacacgcagACCTCACACTGGCATTGATGTGAGCCCGGGTCTGCAGAGCCATCATCAACAGCCACTGCACCACGGTGGGCACCCTTCGGGATGTTTAGATTTCTTTAGTAAAGATGAGCAGAGGACCGCGGTGGGCTTACCTGCGCTCAGGTGTGCTGGATGTGACAGTGCGCCACTCACTCACAGCTCAGGTCCCCACCAACTGCCAGGCCTTTTTTCTGAGGGTGTCAAGTCGGCAGAGAGACGGAGCCCACCAGGCGGGTGAAGGTCGCTATATTGaagaacgcacacacacacacacacactgcctgcTGGTGGTGCTCACTGGTTTATTGACCTGTGCGTTACCCACCCACCTTATTAGTACATCGCTGCCCTGGTAGTGGGGCTCATTACAGTCCCCAGCTTGGTCAGTGGGGGTCCTCAGACACGCAGCTGATACTTAAACTGCACCTCTCGTGTGGGTTGCATGGTGCCAAAGCCCCAGCGGGTCACGTCGATGCCAGGGATCTCTTCCGCCGGCTCCAGCAGCTCAAAGTCAAAGTAGGAGAGCATGAGGAAGACAAACTGCTTGAGCTCGTTGGTGGCAAAGAAGCGCCCAGGACACATGGTGGCGCCCGCCCCCCAGGGCATGTTGTAGAACTTGAGCTTCTGCCCATCCTTGTAGAAGTCCACCTTGCGGGAGCCCTCCGGGGTCAGGAAGCGGTCGTGTCGGAAGACGTGTGGATCGGCGTGCACGGCGGGGTCCATCTGCACGGAGGCGTGCGGGAAGAGGGCCACACGGTCGCCCCGGCGGATGGCATACTCCTTCCCAGCCGGCATCTTCAGCGTGACGTCCTGCAGCACGGCCCGCGTCAGCATGGGCGCCGCAGTCATGCGCAGCATCTCCTCCACGGCGCTGTCCAGGACGGGGGTCTGCAGCAGCATGTTCTTAGTCAGATCGATCAGGGGCCCCCCTGGCACCACCCGCTGGCCCGCCTCCATCAGAACCCGGTCCACTTCGCCCCGCACAGCCGCCATGGCCTCGGGGTGCTTCATGAGGAAGAGCAGCAGCCAGAAGGCGGAGGGCCCCGTGTTCCCCTGTGAGACCCAGAGAAGGCCCAGCATGTAGCGGTCCTGCATGAACTCCTTCATGCCGCTCTCCGTCCTCATCCTCACGTTGTCGGACACCCAGCCGCTCACGTTGTCCCTCTGCCGAATGCGGCTTACAGCCAGCGCCCGCCAGAAGAACCTCTTGAGCCTCTCAGCCTCGGCCTTGTCCTTGGGAGGCAGCACTCCGAACGCCAGGCGAGGGAAGAGCTGGTCATACTTGCGAAATTCCTGGAAGATCTCCTGGGCCCGATGGCGGTCCAGCTCCTTGGCCTTGCCCTCCGTACCCGCAGAGTCAAGGTTCTCATTGCCAAACAGCGACAGGTAGCCGGCCCGGAAGGCAATGCTGTAGCAGAAGTCAAAGAGGCCGGCGTGGCACCACTGCTCCTGGTCGGCACCACCCGATTCCAGGCGGTGCAGCATCAGGTTCTGCAGGTTCCTCATCATGGCTTGGGTCATCACTGCCAGTCCCTGGCCCATGAGGTGCTTATTGCTGGTCGTCTCCAGGAACTTGTGCTCCTCGGGCATGCTGTGGTAGCCGAAGACGTTCCTCACCAGCTGCCTGGCGAACTTGCTGAAGTCCAGCTTGCTTCGGGCCTCCTTCACCACCGCCCCGAACGAGAGCGGGTCCATGATGAAGGTGAAGTAGTGGCCGGCCAGCTGCACCGTGAAAACGTCACCGTGCTGCTTCTGCATCCGTCGCAGGAACTTGGCCATGTCCCTCCGAAACTCGAGCACATGGCCCAGCCAGGGAATGGGACCCCTGTCCAGGGGCGGCTCTCCGGGCTTCCTCTGGCGGAAGGCGCCGAGGTAGAAGAGCACGCTGAGCGTCAGGACGACGATACCGAGCAGCAGAGGAAGAGCGAGAGCCATGGCTCCTGCCGTCATCTGAGGACTGAGTGAGGGGATGTCACTGTGAGATAAGAGGGCCGCTTCCTCCGGCTGGCCAATGGGAGGGCATCTCAGAGGGCACAGAGGCCAGCGCTTGGTGCACAGCTAATCGTTAACCGGGAGGTCAGGTGACCACAATATGGCATTTGAGTTGAGCAGACTTTGAGCGGATGAGGTAaaatagggggggggggggacagctCAGGTTTATGGGGGTCTTACAGGTAATGTGGCTGAAATTCTGAAGCaggaagaaatgaaagaaaactctGAGGTGCTGAAGAAGACGAAGGTCACACAGGAAAAAGCAGACAAATATGGCGAGTAAGACGAGTAACGGCAGCCGTAACTGGGGGGCTCTCAGTCAGAGAGAAGGTTTAGGACAGATGGCTGAGGGGGGATTCTCTGTGTTTTAGCAGTGAAAGTCCAGTCAAGGTGGCATCAGGAGCAGTAAAGGTGAGCTGGATGGTCAGCCGGTGAAACCGAACTTTAGACGTCTGAAGAAATCGACAACGTCCAGCAGTGACAGGAGTGACAGGAGTGACCGAGGAGACACCGAGAGAGACGAGCTGCTCGATTCGATGGGCTCGCCAGGAGCAGACAGCGGTCATCAaccctttaaccctttaacccctaACCCTACCCAATGTCACCCGGTCCTATAGAAAGAGGGAGTGGCGGGCAGATCCAAGGGACTACCAGCTTaaggaatggaaggaattatgaaGGAGATGAAAAAGCAGCACGGGTCAAGAACGGGAGGGTCCCTGTGGTATGGGGGTCCGCGGCtccaagttttaaaataaatcatcGCACTCACGGCTCTAAGGAGGGGGTGTGGTAACGGGTCAGGAGTGGGTCCTGGGCATGACGCGATGCGGGCGTTTCCACACTGAAACACACAGGTGAGGAGTGGCCCGTGCCCAtaacctgtgccacatccccatttgAAAAGGAAGCTTGAGTGTGAGGGAGcgagagaaggaaagagaaagagagcggaggttagaggaggaagaggaggaggaggaggaatgcaGGAGGCgctgagagagagcaggcagctgGGCGTGGAGCCCCAGAAGGAGCGTGTGGCCGACACTCGACATGGCGCTTGGGAGCGGTGACGCCAGCTGTGCAAATTCAAAAAGGCTGATGGCGGGAGACAGGGAGACATTAGAGCCCCCTGGCCATTGGGGGGGACCGAGACTTGGGTGGCTGTGCGTAGCCAGGGGACGGACGGAGGGTCTGCTGATAGTCTGCTGCCTGCCCTGCCACAAGGcccatatgggagaagcaggggcgCCGCCAGTTTAAAGGGTCGCGCTGTGAACTTTGGTTTTTTGGATTTTATCCTCCACTTTCACCTTCTTCTTTCCTTACAGACGTGACGTTTGAGTCGCCGGACcctttatttgtttgttatttacttGCACTTGGCACCCTCCCTGTGCTTCCTGTGGTGTCCTCATCCCGGGTGTCGGGTTCGAGAAGCATGGAGCCGACCCGCAGCGTCACAGCAGACCTCCTCAGAGTGGGGTGATGATGTTCAGGGTGACGTCCAGCAGGGTGCGATGCTGAGgtcgctgctctttttaatataaataaatgaattaaacatttGGATAGGACTATAAATAAGAAGCTGGTTACGTTCACAGATGATGCCAAGCTGgcggactggcagataatcttgaatgtGCTGAGTCaccacagagggacttggacagcagatgACGTTTAATGAcgctaggtttgaatacacaatgggggggctCTCAAAATCAAGAGTGCACCTGAGGAGCTTGGGAGTAGCAGTGGGCCGGGCACCATCTACATCCAGAGAGAGAAGGCCAGCAGaacatcaggttatatagcgccctgtcCAAGGAGGTGACGCTCgggctggtgaggcctcacctggtgTCCTGGGTGCAGTTTATAGCtccagaaaaggtccagagaagagcgacgaggatGATTGAGGACAGAAAGGCCTGAGCTATGAAGACATATCGATGACAAAGGGACATTAAGAGGGGacacgactgaagtgtttaaaatgatcctGCAACGAGAACAGGGGGACACAGCTGGCAATTTGTTAAGGCCGATTCAGTTCAAATGTCCAGAAGTTGTTCTTCATGCACATAACCACAGACGCGTGGTGACACGTGGTGACATATGGTGATATATGGTGACACATGGTGGGCAGTAGGACTGTAGGCACCTTCAGATCTCGGCCTGATGACATATTGGGCGACTCCAGCTggtggggctgaatggcccgcTCTCCTCCCAGTTCTTCTAATGATGAGGGATCACTGGGCCCAGGGTGGTCTGTGTGGTCACTGCAACTGTCTGACTGCCCTGTGGGCTTAGATGGGGTCCTGAGATGACTGCAGTTTCTTGAAGCAGACACTGGGTGGTGCAGTTTATGCTGTGCCCCCCACTGAGCCCTATGGGTGGCACTATGTCACAATGCCTTGGATGGAGCAAAGTGAATTTGCCCCCCTTTTGTGTATTTTGCCCACTTGCTTTTCCTTGGCTCAGTCACTTTATTTACTGTGAAGTACCAAGTGATGGTGAAAGTCGCTATATGTGGTGACACCGCTGAGCCGCCGATTAGCCCTGTCACTGTGACCTAAATATCCAGTTTAAACATGGGGACCCCCGAGGACCTGACCTGCTCCATTCACCCTTCACAATGCCCCCATAGTGCCATGAAGAGCACACATTTGCCAAAGTCCACCTCAGCCAATCTGTGGAAGATCTGACGAGAGTTTGGCAGCCAGAGGGAGAAGCTCGGGGTCTCCTGCCACCTGGCTGTGTACCCTCTGGGGCTTCTGATTGAcgcaaatcccactgctgacaccacagAGGGCTGCGGGTCACACTGGGCATCACCTGGTGGAGCGGCCCTCTGCCAGGATGGCACATGAGGCCACCGAGGACTTGGCTTAAAAGCCATTTATGGAGTCAGGGACATGAGGGGACAAGCTGAAGATGAGCAGCCCCCCGGGTTGTGGTTCTCAATGTgtgaagttttcttctttttcttttgtttcttcgctgacttttgtgtttgtgttttaggtTTTGAACTTTCATGAAGttcatttgacatttttaacgtgtttggttttctgagaTGCCATCTTGTTTTTTATGGGGCACTCAGGATGCCATTGTCTGCTGTTGGGGGCGCGGCCCCAGAGGTCACGTCACATGATGTTGTCACATGACGGTATGGCAGTCTCCTTCCTTGGTCACGTTGGTCTTGTAGTTTCTCACGGGCTCTTCTCTCTTTGAATGTCCGGCTCTCGACCTTCTTGCTACCTTCAGGTTCTGATTGCTTTGATCTCCTGTAAAAGGCACCATATGAAGCAAAGGCCAAACCATGTGACTGATGGATGTCCACTCTCTCTCATTCAAGATGATGAAGGTGGACCACCCAATGTGTTTGTGCACCAAGGCCCACCCACTTTCATAAACCCCATCACAGAACTGTCACCAGTAGTCTGAGCCCCCCAACTAGCCTGGCGTCCCACAATATGAACGTCACTTCCTGACGGGCTCATGATGCCCTGAGTGACGCCATCTCAGTCCTACATCTGGGGGTTGACTCTAACTTGGGAGACTCGTGTCACCTTTGTGTCACCTTTGTGTTTCCAAAAGCCCCTCAGCTCACACTTCGACCTCCTAATGGCCTTTAGCTGTGCTCGGCCCTGACGAGGTGAAgacagggggcgccactgagccccccACACAGAACAACAAATCAAAGGGTTTCATTACTGAATACCTCGCACACCCAGGTCTGTACGccatctcttcttctttcttgatTCTCCACACTGCTGCTCCTCCTGGTCTCGGCTCTCTGCTCCGACTCGACTGGGCAAGGCAGTGCCATCTCTTTAATTGAAGACCCAGGAGTACTGCCGGTGCCAGGAGTTCACCCGTTGTTCTGCGGCATACAGAATTCCCAAAAGCTACGGAGTATATCTCACTGCAGCacccatgggccccagcagggttgtgcttgcggactacaattcccagcattccctgcaggtgtccaactGGCTACCGACGCCCCAGCCTATGGGGGGAGACCATACTCTGCATGCACTGTTCTCCCCAGTCCTGCTAAACTgttggcgtcccggccaggtaaggatccCAACTCAAGTCCCCACGTGTCGACCCTCACACCCGCTAAGGCCAACAGAGACAATGTGGCAGTGTGGGGGGGCATTTCAGATGACAAAGGGCGTGTGTCACAACAACACGGAGAAATTAGAAAGCTGGCCTACAAAGTGGAGGtgactccatgacaagacaaggACAACAAGTCGCGTAGAAATAAGTGACAAGAACACGAAGGTCTGGTGTCACGGTCACCTCTTTAAAGCCACCAAATGACTGCACTGGCCAAACTGGCATAGTCAGACCACAGAGGTGAGGCAGGACAGGAGAGGGCCGTCTTACCAGCGTCACAGGCCCAGGGTACTACCAGCCAGTGCCCACTGTGCCCATAATCCAAAGGCTGCCACCGCCTCGTCTGCCTGTCACATGGCTCAGCTGGCATCAAGAACACGGCCAAGTCCACCCAAAAATACACACCTGTGGCAAACACGACGAGAAACACAACGTGGCCTGAAAGAGACAACAATGAAACAAAGTGTCAGAATGAGGCGCCAGTATGCGGTGGGCATCTTCATCCAACACCAATGACGAGCTCAAAAGATTAGCAATCAGGTGATTACAATGATCAATATGGCCgccaaaaacaaagaaatcagtACAGGAATAACaaacaacaagacaaataaaCCAAAGGAGGCTTCACCTCCACGCCACTGACGCCCAGCGAGTCAAAACGGTTAACCCTGAGATGACGAGTGGCGCGTTAAACCCAAAGGACTGAGGGGATGGCGTTCTGCTGCCACCTTGTGGACAAAATAGCATTAGATGATGAAAGACTCTGTGGTAGGGCAGCTCATCAATATTCACGAGTGGGCGGAGTCTTCTACAACGGAAACCCAGCGGCGTAGAAGCGACGCGCCCTGAGGGCAGGCGATGACAATGTGATAGCAAGAGTGACACATATGCCACCAAACCACCACAATATGCCTGGTGACTTTGATGACATGAAGCTTCAGGGTGGCAAAAAGACAATATGATTGTCATCAAGTAGGGGGACAACGTTAGCCCCTTAATCAGTACTCACAATGTGACAGCTGTCGATGCTGGTGACAGGAGAAATGAGGATGTCACTAAACCTGGCACcatggtagcctacaataacacaaggggggGCACGGCAGATTGGCACggacattctaccctctcgtgAACAAGCGACAGAGAAAATTTCAGAAAATCTGCAAAGAAAGGGGCGTCTGCTGTATCCATTGTGATGTCACGCTGTGCGTTGGTGACTGTCCCACGAAGGAGCACAGTGGACACTCGACAGGCCTCTCCTGCTGGGACGCCTCATGACATTTCTTCTTGTCTTTGACTCACTAAGAAGGTCACTAAGAACTCGGAGTGCCAAACGTCCCCCAACTCAAAACATGACAGGCCATAAGACACCATAAAAGCAGAAGTGCATTCTGGGAAGCACAACTCGAAAAAAGCGAAAAGCAACCCTGAAATCCgaaaaatgtgacaaaatgaGACGAGGCCACAGAGGACGGTGGCCTGAGTAAGTGGAGGTCACCAGTGTGCCCAGCCCTTGGGGTCAACTTGTACCAACGGCAGGGCAAAGCAGTCAACAAATAAAAGAAACGCCAcaggaaggaaaacaaaacatgaaacggGCAGCCGAACAGTGGCAGCAGAgtgggcacggtggcacaggCCCACTTGGCACTGCGACAAAGACTGCTGCCAGCGTCATCCACTCATCTCTGACCCAAGATGAAGGCGCAGCCCATCAATGTCATCTTAGCTGTTGGTCACCACTGCAGAGGACTGGCAGGTGACAAAGGAGCGGAGTGGCACACGTCAAGTGCTCCTGCTGGCTTTGTGTCACTGCTGTGACGAGGACTTGCCTGTTTGACCACTAAGTCGTATTCAGCAGAAGCCACCATTACAAGTGAAGTTCACTTTGCTTCTATTATAATTGTTCAgatggcgggggggggggggcacaagtGGGGTGACAGATTTGATAAGGCGCTACAGGCCCTGCTTTGAGGGGGTCCGTACTCTCTGCTCTGTCCATGGTGGACATGTCAATGGGTACAAAGCGCAGGGTCAAAGCCACAAGCGGCCAAGttggccatcagcatcagctGTAAGTTAATGactcactggggggggggggggtcaacagAGGGACATGACATGTGGGACAGCAGGTAACTACTGGACGTCGACCTCACAGGGGCACCAGGTAACTACTGGACGTCGACCTCACGGGGGCAGCAGGTAACTACTGGACGTCAACCTCATGTGGGACAGCAGGTAACTACTGGACGTCGACCTCGCAGGGGCAGCAGGTAACTACTGGACGTCGACCTCACAGGGGCACCAGGTAACTACTGGACGTCGACCTCACGGGGGCAGCAGGTAACTACTGGACGTCGACCTCACGGGGGCAGCAGGTAACTACTGGACGTCAACCTCATGTGGGACAGCAGGTAACTACTGGACGTCGACCTCGCAGGGGCAGCAGGTAACTACTGGTCGTCGACCTTGCAGGATGTGCCGTCTGTCAACATCGCTGTGCCCACCTGATCAGCTTGCAGGTGAGATGGAGGCCTACACTGCATTTAAAGGCGCTATACTACCCAAACCACAGGCCACTCATCTCAGTCGTCAGAGTCTCCATTGTGTGTGACCCCAGTGGGCCTCCTGCTGGCTCATCTGGTGACATTGGCAGCACTGGCAGCACTGCAGGCCTTTGGCGAGGCGCTCATTTGTGTGCCAAGAGCTTAGAGCAGAGCTGCCATAATGGATGACTAGCTGAGTGGGCTGGCAGGACCTGGTGACAGAAGCCCTTCACAAGAAGACAGACCATGACAGCCATCGTAATCCCACCTTGGTTCAGAGATGTCCTTGGTGGCTTAGTTCAGCACATGTATGTCTCCTCAGCCAGGGCTCGGACTTGATTCTGTGACGGTGACAAGCGCGTCTCTGTTTAGGACACCTCAGTTCACTTCTGCTTCGTGACGGCCGGACACTTCACGGTGGGCTAACGTGGTCGGGTTGGTGGGCTGCTGATTTGGTGCTCACATGAGATGGGCAATGTGGAAAACATCAGAATTTTCATGTGGACCCCCTTTGGAGTGACGGATCACTTTCAGATCTGAATTGGCAAGATGGGACGTAATGTAGATTGTCTCTGTGTAAAGTGACAGAAATGTCACTTGACTGCCTTGCTGTGCATGAATTGAGGTGACATCGGCTTCATGCACCCCCTTTGCTTTTACATCCGTGTTCAAAATGCCAATCAGTGCCAACCTGAGGCCTTTTCCCAACATCAACCTGAAAGTCAGAGGATCTGAGCACTGGTGTAGGTGACACGTCACGAAACGTCACTCCAAAAAATCCTGTGCCACATGAAGAAACAGTGgcttaatgatagatagatagatagatagatagatagatagatagatagatagatagatagatagatagatagatagatagatagatagatgtgaaaggcaccttAGATAGATCCAGCAGGTCCAGAGGGactcccataactgagcttgccttgGTGATTTGGTGGGCGCCCCGTGAAGTGATGTGGTGGGCTCAGCCCAGTCCAGACTGGCTATCCCAGAGCTGTAGAACGTGTGAAGGATGTCGGCCCCCACACCACATGATTGCAGTCCCCTCAGAGTGAAGAGTCCACTCTGCTCTTCCTTTTCCAGTTCCCCTGAGATAGAAGACCAGTGCAGCCAGTTGCTGGTTTGGACCCCCAGGTACTCCACTGAAAGCGATTCCTCTGCTAATAACATTGGCACTGCCCTCTTATTACTTGCCACTCGTGTCACTTGCCCAGCATTCCCAGTTTTATTTCTGGACTCATCCTACATTGGGATTGAAGTGCCGGTAATGGAAGCTTTGGGTTTTTGCCCTGGAATTGCCCGCACTGGTAAAGTACGCCAGTTGCGATTGTCTCCTGGGCAACACTGACCGCctgggggcacacacacacacaccagacacTCGGCCCCCTGACCTAAGAACTAAGCCGCTGTATTTCATGGCCTACGGCGTCACTTCAGCATCACAAAGCGGGCCTTTAATGAGTGGGCTGTATGCCCCcccgctccccccccccccccccgtcaccGATGTCCCTCGAGGTCATCGCATTTCTCAGCCCTTCAGTGCTCACAATGTTCTCTCGTCTTAGTGTTTTAGAACTCGCTGGCAGGAGATGGACTCTTGTTTCTGTCCTCAGAGACACTGGTGGGGTGCTGGGAGACCCCCGAATTGCCAGTGACATAAGCAGCAGAGCCACAAAGAGTGGGAGGGGTCCATCAAGCCATGGAGGAGGTCCGGCCAGGGGCTCAGAGACGACTGCTGAAGGATTTCAAGCAGATGAAGAGCCGCTTTGCCCCAACTGGTTGACCATAAAGTCCAACTGACGTTCAGGTGTAGACGGAGTGTTTGGGGTCTTCAGGGCCCCCCACTTTACTGTGCTGTCTTTGTAAGCTGAAACAGACAAATGTGCCCTTCAGTCAACACTTAAAAGCCCAAATGAGAAAGTGACGTCTTCACAAAGATCTGCAAATGTCCCACTGAAGTCTCGCCTTGATATTCGGAGACTTTGCTGTGCTCAGGTGCCCCCCGCTGGCTTTGATTCTCCTTCAGATGTGTTGTGCCCACCTGTGCCAAGGTGAACAGGAGGGCACATGTGTACCTGTGTGTAGGAAgtccaacaattcacactgcGTCTCTGGAGCAAACCACGGAGTCCAAAGAGCTCCGTGTAGATGTTTGTCATTAGGGAATGGAGCCATTTGGAAAGCTTGGTGTGTTTCCAGGAGTGCAGTGGTCTTTGCATTTGTGACATGGGAGAAGGTGGGGAGCAGCAGGACTCTTCGTAGaattggccaaactgagtaaccaggtaGGCAGAGCTTTGggcagagaggtgaccaagaacccagcgGTCACTGCAACAGAGCCTCACGAGTCCTCTGTTGATTGGAGACCACCAGATGGAAGGACGACCAGCTCAGCAGCcttccatcaatcaggtgtttctGGTGGAGTGGCAGGATGGGCGCCACTCCTGAGTAAAGGGCACATGGCAGC containing:
- the LOC114641795 gene encoding 5-beta-cholestane-3-alpha,7-alpha-diol 12-alpha-hydroxylase-like, which codes for MTAGAMALALPLLLGIVVLTLSVLFYLGAFRQRKPGEPPLDRGPIPWLGHVLEFRRDMAKFLRRMQKQHGDVFTVQLAGHYFTFIMDPLSFGAVVKEARSKLDFSKFARQLVRNVFGYHSMPEEHKFLETTSNKHLMGQGLAVMTQAMMRNLQNLMLHRLESGGADQEQWCHAGLFDFCYSIAFRAGYLSLFGNENLDSAGTEGKAKELDRHRAQEIFQEFRKYDQLFPRLAFGVLPPKDKAEAERLKRFFWRALAVSRIRQRDNVSGWVSDNVRMRTESGMKEFMQDRYMLGLLWVSQGNTGPSAFWLLLFLMKHPEAMAAVRGEVDRVLMEAGQRVVPGGPLIDLTKNMLLQTPVLDSAVEEMLRMTAAPMLTRAVLQDVTLKMPAGKEYAIRRGDRVALFPHASVQMDPAVHADPHVFRHDRFLTPEGSRKVDFYKDGQKLKFYNMPWGAGATMCPGRFFATNELKQFVFLMLSYFDFELLEPAEEIPGIDVTRWGFGTMQPTREVQFKYQLRV